Proteins encoded by one window of Ralstonia sp. RRA:
- a CDS encoding acyl-CoA dehydrogenase family protein: MNTPRDLHLHHRLQDAIAALPALAERIGEDAAAREVRRVLPYEGFARFRESGLGLLRIPAEWGGLGGSLVDLFETVTTLAAHESNVAHALRIHYDLTEVIRLSPLTAFHQTQLDRLLAGAIFGGGSTERGTSRPGEITTTLQREGEHYRLSGRKYYTTGTAFADYGRFNVHDEAGADLQIIIPVARTGVQVVDDWDGMGQRMTASGSIVFDHVQVLADEVASRIASTLVGRHTGALRQLHLVAVAAGIVRNVVADAQRYVVNHGRPVLHSPAPTARDDHFIQQVVGDLAAHSHAIDALVRENARVLDRSSEAIRHDAADADALVLEGALATAKTQLVVSKLALHAAQQLFEAGGASMTARTHNFDRHWRNLRTIFNHNPLLHKARVVGAYHLTGETQHLKEGRIF, from the coding sequence ATGAACACACCACGCGATCTCCATCTCCATCACCGGCTTCAGGATGCCATTGCCGCGTTGCCGGCCCTGGCCGAGCGCATTGGTGAAGATGCTGCCGCGCGCGAGGTGCGGCGTGTATTGCCGTACGAGGGCTTCGCGCGCTTTCGCGAGTCTGGGCTGGGTTTGCTGCGGATTCCTGCGGAGTGGGGCGGGCTTGGTGGGTCCCTCGTTGATCTGTTCGAGACGGTTACCACGCTGGCTGCGCACGAATCGAACGTGGCCCACGCGCTGCGCATCCACTACGACCTGACGGAGGTGATCCGCCTGTCGCCGCTCACGGCGTTCCACCAGACGCAGCTCGATCGGCTGCTGGCCGGCGCCATCTTTGGCGGTGGCTCCACCGAGCGCGGTACGTCGCGCCCGGGGGAGATCACCACCACGCTCCAGCGCGAGGGTGAGCACTACCGCCTGAGCGGCCGCAAGTACTACACCACCGGCACGGCATTTGCCGACTATGGCCGTTTCAACGTGCACGACGAGGCGGGCGCCGATCTGCAGATCATCATCCCCGTGGCGCGCACGGGGGTGCAGGTGGTTGATGACTGGGATGGCATGGGCCAGCGCATGACCGCCAGCGGCAGCATCGTGTTCGATCACGTGCAGGTGCTGGCCGACGAGGTGGCCTCGCGCATCGCCAGCACGCTGGTCGGGCGCCATACGGGTGCGCTGCGCCAGTTGCACCTCGTGGCTGTGGCGGCCGGCATCGTGCGCAATGTGGTGGCCGATGCGCAGCGGTATGTGGTCAACCACGGGCGGCCAGTGCTGCACAGCCCCGCCCCCACGGCGCGCGACGACCACTTCATCCAACAGGTGGTGGGCGACCTGGCGGCGCACAGCCATGCCATCGACGCCTTGGTGCGCGAGAACGCGCGCGTGCTGGATCGCTCGTCCGAAGCCATCCGCCATGATGCAGCCGACGCCGACGCGCTGGTGCTGGAAGGCGCACTGGCCACGGCGAAGACACAGTTGGTGGTGAGCAAGCTGGCACTGCATGCCGCGCAGCAATTGTTCGAAGCCGGCGGCGCCTCGATGACCGCGCGCACGCACAATTTTGACCGGCACTGGCGCAACCTGCGCACGATCTTCAACCACAACCCGTTGCTGCACAAGGCGCGCGTGGTAGGCGCCTACCACCTGACCGGCGAGACGCAGCACCTGAAGGAAGGCCGCATTTTCTGA
- a CDS encoding LLM class flavin-dependent oxidoreductase, with product MARRTDQLRLGAFLYPGGHHIAAWRHPDTQANAGIDFQHYVALARAAEAAKFDLIFLADGVGTRGDDVAFLSRTAHSYQAQFEPITLLSALAAVTERIGLVGTASTSFNEPYHVARKFASLDHISGGRAGWNLVTSSSEYEALNFNRDHHFAHAERYQRAEEFADVVTGLWDSWDDDAFLYDKAGGQFYDPSRRHVLGHKGTHFSVRGPLNVARTPQGHPVVVQAGSSEPGKELAARSGEVVFTAQQTLADAVAFYADLKGRLARYGRAPDDLKIMPGVFPVVGRSESEAREKFEALQSLIDPVVGLALVSGLTGVNLSGYPLDGPIPELQATNGSKSRQALMLDLARREQLTIRQLYQRVAGARGHWQVIGTPEQIADALEERFLAHGADGYNVMAPILPGGLTDFIELVLPELRRRNLFRSEYAGTTLREHLGLRRPEHPARAQAQQVA from the coding sequence ATGGCACGACGCACTGACCAACTGCGCCTTGGCGCGTTCCTGTACCCAGGCGGACACCATATTGCCGCCTGGCGACATCCCGATACCCAAGCCAACGCGGGCATCGACTTCCAGCACTACGTTGCACTGGCGCGCGCTGCCGAGGCCGCCAAGTTCGATTTGATCTTCCTGGCCGACGGCGTGGGCACACGCGGGGACGATGTGGCCTTCCTGAGCCGAACGGCCCATAGCTACCAGGCCCAGTTCGAGCCGATCACGCTGCTGTCGGCGCTGGCGGCGGTGACGGAGCGCATCGGGCTCGTCGGTACGGCCTCGACCAGCTTCAACGAGCCCTACCATGTCGCCCGCAAGTTCGCATCGCTCGATCACATCTCCGGCGGCCGGGCAGGGTGGAACCTGGTCACCTCGTCCAGCGAGTACGAAGCACTCAATTTCAACCGGGACCACCACTTCGCACATGCCGAGCGCTACCAGCGCGCGGAAGAGTTTGCCGATGTGGTGACGGGCCTGTGGGACAGCTGGGACGACGATGCCTTCCTGTACGACAAGGCGGGCGGCCAGTTCTACGATCCGTCGCGCCGGCATGTGCTGGGGCACAAGGGCACGCACTTCAGCGTGCGCGGGCCGCTCAACGTGGCCCGCACGCCGCAGGGGCATCCGGTCGTGGTGCAGGCAGGCTCTTCCGAACCAGGCAAGGAGCTTGCCGCCCGCAGCGGCGAGGTTGTGTTCACCGCGCAGCAGACGCTCGCCGATGCCGTCGCGTTCTACGCCGATCTGAAGGGCCGGCTCGCCCGATATGGGCGTGCGCCCGACGATCTGAAAATCATGCCGGGGGTGTTTCCGGTGGTGGGGCGCAGTGAGAGCGAAGCGCGCGAGAAGTTCGAGGCACTGCAATCGTTGATCGATCCGGTGGTCGGCCTGGCACTCGTTTCCGGGCTGACGGGCGTCAACCTGTCGGGTTATCCGCTCGATGGCCCGATTCCAGAACTGCAGGCAACGAACGGCAGCAAGAGCCGGCAGGCGCTGATGCTCGACCTTGCGCGGCGCGAGCAGCTCACCATTCGCCAGCTCTACCAACGCGTGGCAGGTGCGCGCGGCCACTGGCAGGTGATTGGCACGCCGGAGCAGATTGCCGATGCGCTGGAAGAGCGCTTCCTGGCGCATGGCGCAGACGGCTACAACGTCATGGCGCCCATCCTGCCCGGTGGGCTGACCGACTTCATCGAACTCGTACTGCCCGAACTGCGCCGGCGCAACCTGTTCCGCAGTGAATACGCCGGCACGACGTTGCGCGAGCACCTGGGGCTGCGTCGCCCCGAGCATCCCGCACGGGCCCAGGCGCAGCAGGTGGCCTGA
- a CDS encoding fatty acid desaturase: MATYLDDRQRAELAHAARHWVWRTELPTWLLIAVVYSAWFGVATHARQLGLPLACVLLTLCTTWYLSLQHELLHGHPTRLPWLNALLGAAPLGIWLPYGLYRRLHLQHHEAELTHPDTDPESYFLYAVDWHAASPATRKLYAVRNTLAGRMLLQPAFSILAVAADAFATLRAGDGRG, encoded by the coding sequence ATGGCCACCTACCTTGACGACCGACAGCGCGCGGAGCTTGCGCATGCCGCCCGTCACTGGGTATGGCGCACAGAATTGCCGACATGGTTGCTGATCGCAGTGGTGTATTCGGCTTGGTTTGGCGTTGCCACACATGCGCGTCAGCTTGGGTTGCCGCTGGCCTGTGTGCTGCTGACGCTCTGCACCACGTGGTACCTGTCGTTGCAGCACGAACTGCTGCACGGCCACCCGACACGCTTGCCGTGGCTCAATGCGCTGCTGGGCGCCGCGCCGCTCGGCATCTGGCTGCCGTATGGCCTGTACCGGCGCTTGCATCTGCAGCACCACGAGGCTGAGCTGACGCATCCCGACACCGACCCGGAGAGCTACTTCCTCTACGCTGTCGATTGGCATGCCGCCAGCCCGGCGACGCGCAAGCTGTATGCCGTACGCAATACGCTGGCGGGGCGGATGCTGCTGCAGCCTGCGTTCTCGATCCTGGCCGTGGCTGCCGACGCCTTCGCAACGCTGCGCGCGGGTGATGGGCGCGGGTGA
- a CDS encoding fatty acid desaturase produces the protein MWIAHGLAVVALLTWLQTSCGMPAWLVLVGVAYPALSLAAIRSFQEHRAGGAHATSSVINEAGLAWRLLFLNNNYHLVHHDLPCVPWFALAWVYRRRAGDYLARNGGFHVRGYWEWLSRYALRAAAPVAHPLFHGPTDRYTYAAHPDGDYGKA, from the coding sequence ATGTGGATCGCCCATGGGCTCGCGGTGGTGGCACTGCTGACATGGCTGCAAACGTCTTGCGGCATGCCGGCGTGGCTGGTGCTGGTGGGCGTGGCCTACCCGGCGCTGTCGCTGGCGGCGATCCGTTCCTTTCAGGAGCATCGCGCCGGCGGTGCCCACGCGACCAGCAGCGTGATCAACGAGGCCGGGCTGGCGTGGCGGCTGCTCTTCCTCAACAACAACTACCACCTCGTGCATCACGACCTGCCTTGCGTCCCCTGGTTTGCATTGGCGTGGGTCTACCGCCGCCGTGCCGGCGACTACCTCGCGCGCAACGGCGGGTTCCACGTGCGCGGCTACTGGGAATGGCTGAGCCGCTATGCGTTGCGCGCAGCAGCACCGGTCGCGCATCCGTTGTTCCATGGCCCGACCGACCGGTATACCTACGCGGCACATCCTGATGGTGACTATGGCAAAGCTTGA
- a CDS encoding PhnD/SsuA/transferrin family substrate-binding protein translates to MAKLERWAAALPMYNVSPALRDDWSTLIERTAQALGRGSAPVMLDTVDPGEGPDALHAFWRRDDMLLSQTCGYPLIRGLASQVRLIGAPRFAVPGCHHEEYSSALVVRAKDGPATLAACRGARAACNSLDSHSGMNALRHAVAPLVRGGRFFGAVVHTGSHLRSLAAVASDEADVAAIDCVTLAFAAEHRPELVAGLRQIGSTRRVAGLPFIASRRADDALVARVRQAMCEALRDDADLRSRLRLEDIVPSTMAHYRPIAVMAREACMRGYGELN, encoded by the coding sequence ATGGCAAAGCTTGAGCGCTGGGCCGCGGCCCTCCCGATGTACAACGTGTCGCCCGCGTTGCGCGACGATTGGTCCACGCTGATCGAGCGCACTGCCCAGGCATTGGGCCGCGGCAGTGCCCCCGTGATGCTGGACACAGTGGACCCTGGCGAAGGCCCCGATGCGCTGCACGCGTTCTGGCGGCGCGACGACATGTTGCTGTCGCAGACGTGCGGCTATCCGCTGATCCGTGGGCTGGCATCGCAGGTGCGGTTGATCGGCGCGCCTCGATTTGCGGTGCCCGGCTGCCACCATGAGGAGTACAGCAGCGCGCTCGTGGTGCGAGCCAAAGATGGCCCCGCCACGTTGGCCGCATGCCGGGGCGCGCGCGCCGCCTGCAACAGCCTCGATTCGCACAGCGGGATGAACGCGCTGCGGCACGCCGTGGCACCGCTGGTGCGCGGCGGGCGGTTCTTCGGTGCCGTGGTGCATACGGGCTCGCACCTACGGTCGCTGGCGGCTGTCGCGAGTGACGAAGCCGACGTTGCAGCCATCGATTGCGTGACGTTGGCCTTTGCCGCCGAGCACAGGCCGGAACTGGTGGCGGGGCTTCGGCAGATCGGCTCGACACGGCGGGTGGCCGGCCTGCCGTTCATCGCATCGCGCCGAGCCGACGATGCACTGGTGGCACGCGTGAGGCAGGCAATGTGCGAGGCCTTGCGCGATGACGCCGACCTGCGCTCCCGACTGCGGCTGGAAGACATCGTGCCAAGCACGATGGCGCACTACCGGCCCATCGCCGTGATGGCGCGGGAGGCGTGCATGCGTGGGTATGGTGAATTGAACTGA
- a CDS encoding GtrA family protein — MKTPRQHLLAMVEQFVRYVGFGSGATLVHYATLFGLVHANVPVWRASVISNAIGAGLYYVISRRAVFQTARGHVNAMIRFALVAVMAVGCNAAIMAVALRLGLYYLVAQMCASALSATLAFLAHRYWTFRDGVALSTTLPSSPISALSDPLEHFEALSLL, encoded by the coding sequence ATGAAAACCCCTCGGCAGCATCTTCTTGCCATGGTGGAGCAGTTTGTCCGCTATGTCGGATTCGGCAGCGGTGCGACGCTGGTGCACTACGCTACCCTATTCGGGCTTGTGCACGCCAATGTGCCGGTCTGGCGTGCCTCCGTCATCAGTAACGCGATCGGTGCAGGGCTTTACTACGTGATCAGCCGGCGCGCGGTTTTTCAGACCGCCCGCGGCCACGTGAACGCGATGATTCGCTTTGCCCTGGTGGCGGTCATGGCCGTGGGATGCAATGCCGCCATCATGGCAGTCGCCCTGCGGTTGGGCCTGTACTACCTGGTTGCACAAATGTGTGCCTCCGCCCTGTCGGCCACGCTCGCCTTCCTGGCGCACCGGTACTGGACCTTCCGCGATGGCGTGGCGCTCAGCACGACACTGCCATCCTCACCGATTTCGGCGCTCAGCGACCCTCTCGAGCACTTTGAAGCCCTATCACTACTATGA
- a CDS encoding methyl-accepting chemotaxis protein has translation MASAERIVELSHHVGRIANHKIAGIAEINRETKFLALNALIEAARAGETGRSFSVVANQVKHVSERIAGITGELTTELAGSIVELTQLGDAMIHKMRGQQGQRLTDMALNMIDIVDRNLYERSCDVRWWATDAAIVEAVSRPDGDAAAFASKRLGIILNSYTVYLDLWVIDAEGRVIANGRPQTYPGVRGRVVSGVDWFKRALATASGDAYVAHDITVSRTLQNASVATYATAIREEGRADGAPLGVLAVFFNWAPQAETVVKSVRVSAEDWQRTRCLLLDSSYRVIAASDGKGLLSERFPLMAGNASTGCYETSDGTQVAFARTPGYETYPGLGWYGVIVQKPEQVPGLPALSTKNR, from the coding sequence ATGGCAAGCGCGGAGCGCATCGTCGAGTTGTCACACCATGTTGGCCGCATCGCCAACCACAAGATTGCCGGTATTGCCGAAATCAACCGTGAAACCAAGTTCCTCGCGCTGAATGCGCTGATTGAAGCTGCACGTGCCGGCGAAACGGGCCGCAGCTTCAGCGTCGTGGCGAATCAGGTCAAGCACGTGTCGGAACGCATTGCTGGCATCACAGGTGAGTTGACGACCGAACTGGCCGGCTCGATCGTCGAGCTGACGCAGTTGGGCGATGCCATGATCCATAAAATGCGCGGTCAACAAGGCCAGCGCCTAACGGACATGGCGCTCAACATGATCGACATCGTCGACCGCAATCTCTATGAACGCTCCTGCGACGTGCGCTGGTGGGCGACCGACGCGGCCATTGTCGAAGCAGTCAGCCGTCCCGACGGCGATGCGGCTGCATTCGCCAGCAAGCGGCTTGGCATCATCCTCAACAGCTACACGGTATACCTGGACCTGTGGGTCATCGACGCCGAGGGGCGGGTGATTGCGAACGGCCGGCCGCAAACCTACCCTGGGGTGCGTGGCCGAGTCGTGTCAGGTGTGGATTGGTTCAAGCGCGCATTGGCAACCGCGTCGGGCGATGCGTATGTGGCACACGACATCACCGTCTCGCGGACGCTTCAAAACGCCAGCGTAGCCACCTACGCCACCGCCATTCGCGAAGAGGGTCGGGCCGACGGTGCACCGCTCGGTGTGCTTGCCGTGTTCTTCAACTGGGCACCCCAGGCCGAGACGGTGGTCAAGAGCGTGCGGGTCTCTGCCGAAGACTGGCAGCGTACACGCTGCCTGCTGCTCGACTCCAGCTACCGTGTGATCGCGGCTTCGGATGGCAAGGGCCTGTTAAGCGAGAGATTTCCATTGATGGCCGGTAACGCATCGACTGGGTGCTATGAAACGTCGGATGGCACCCAGGTCGCCTTCGCGCGTACCCCTGGCTATGAGACCTATCCCGGCCTGGGCTGGTACGGCGTGATCGTGCAGAAGCCTGAGCAGGTGCCAGGGCTCCCGGCATTGAGCACGAAGAATCGTTGA
- a CDS encoding sigma-54 dependent transcriptional regulator — translation MATFPVWPPPLGRAPQTSAPAWIFEDPRSRALLDEIEQVAPSDATVLIAGETGTGKELIARHLHNHSTRKDGPFVVVSCGAFSDALVDAELFGHENGAFAGAFGTKVGWFEQANGGTIFLDEVNDLPLPVQNKLLRVLQEREITRLGGRTPIPVDLRIVAATTVDLETLVQEKRFRKDLYYRLNVVSLNVLTLKERPGDIVPLARYFIDLYSKRLGHPRASLTPEAERLLTAAPWHGNVRELENVIHRTLLLCDGNIIDASTLRLSNRASNSHAIQTPQVSAHATTGSPTQPATAGTTDETGLLQQAIQQLCNANVVDVYQVVEDALFREVFRYCHYSQSDAARLLGVSRNVVRARLVRLGEVGASRRGPLVTASAVCEDKL, via the coding sequence ATGGCGACGTTCCCTGTATGGCCTCCGCCGCTGGGCCGCGCGCCCCAGACCAGCGCACCCGCGTGGATCTTTGAAGACCCACGCTCACGGGCGCTGCTCGATGAAATCGAGCAGGTGGCGCCGAGCGATGCCACCGTTCTCATTGCCGGCGAAACCGGCACGGGCAAAGAACTGATCGCCCGCCACCTGCACAACCACAGCACGCGCAAGGATGGACCCTTCGTGGTGGTGAGCTGCGGCGCGTTTTCCGATGCGCTGGTCGACGCTGAGTTGTTCGGCCACGAAAACGGTGCATTTGCAGGCGCATTTGGCACGAAGGTCGGCTGGTTTGAGCAGGCCAACGGCGGCACCATCTTTCTGGATGAGGTCAATGACCTGCCGCTGCCCGTGCAGAACAAGCTGCTGCGCGTGTTGCAGGAGCGCGAAATCACACGCCTGGGCGGGCGAACGCCCATTCCGGTCGACCTGCGGATCGTGGCGGCCACCACGGTTGATCTGGAAACGCTGGTGCAGGAAAAACGCTTTCGCAAGGATCTCTACTACCGGCTAAACGTAGTCAGCCTCAACGTCCTCACGCTCAAGGAACGGCCTGGCGACATCGTCCCGCTCGCACGCTACTTCATCGATCTCTACAGCAAGCGGCTGGGCCATCCGCGCGCAAGCCTCACGCCCGAGGCCGAACGCCTGCTGACGGCCGCGCCCTGGCATGGGAATGTGCGCGAACTCGAAAACGTCATCCACCGGACCCTGCTGCTGTGCGACGGAAACATCATCGACGCCAGCACCCTGCGCCTGTCGAATCGGGCCTCCAACTCGCACGCGATACAAACCCCTCAAGTCTCAGCCCACGCTACCACTGGTTCACCTACGCAACCGGCCACGGCCGGCACCACCGATGAGACAGGTTTGCTGCAGCAAGCCATCCAGCAGCTTTGCAACGCCAACGTGGTCGATGTCTACCAGGTTGTCGAGGATGCCTTGTTCCGTGAGGTGTTCCGGTATTGCCACTACAGTCAGAGCGACGCCGCGCGCCTGCTCGGCGTGAGCCGCAACGTAGTCCGCGCCCGTCTTGTTCGGTTGGGCGAAGTTGGTGCGTCACGCAGAGGCCCGCTTGTTACCGCATCGGCCGTTTGCGAGGACAAGCTCTGA
- a CDS encoding acyl-CoA dehydrogenase family protein: MTTETVIFPETQAPAVPIRQSAKSLAAEFANTAVERDAAGGTPLAERNALRQSGLLSLAIPKHYGGQGATWAETLDTVREFAKVDSSIAHVYGFHHLLLATVRLFARPDQWEPWYEQTARRNWFWGNALNPLDDRTIVRRFDGWYEFSGKKSFCSGALDSQMLIASGLDEHSRKLLIAAVPTARAGITINDDWNAFGQRQTDSGSALFEKVRVEENELLRDPGPLTTPFSALRPLLAQLVFVHVFLGLGEGAFEQARHYTLHEARPWHRSGAERASQDPYTLAHYGEFFVGLESVRLLAQRAATLFDDAWAQGPALSAHERGHVAVAVATAKVAATRVGLEVSSRMFETTGARATHGALRLDRFWRNLRTQTLHNPVDYKLHELGDWALNGALPEPSFYS; this comes from the coding sequence ATGACGACTGAGACGGTCATCTTTCCTGAAACCCAAGCCCCGGCGGTGCCGATCCGGCAGTCGGCCAAATCACTCGCCGCCGAGTTCGCAAACACGGCTGTGGAACGTGACGCCGCGGGCGGCACACCACTGGCCGAGCGCAACGCATTGCGGCAAAGCGGCCTGCTGTCGCTGGCCATTCCCAAGCACTACGGCGGCCAAGGCGCCACCTGGGCCGAGACGCTCGATACCGTGCGCGAGTTTGCGAAGGTCGACAGCTCAATCGCCCATGTCTACGGCTTTCACCACCTGCTGCTGGCCACCGTGCGCCTGTTCGCTCGGCCCGACCAGTGGGAGCCGTGGTATGAGCAGACCGCGCGCAGGAACTGGTTCTGGGGCAACGCGCTCAACCCCCTGGACGACCGCACCATCGTGCGCCGGTTCGATGGTTGGTACGAATTCTCGGGCAAGAAGAGCTTCTGCTCCGGCGCGCTCGATTCGCAGATGCTGATCGCCTCGGGGCTGGACGAGCACAGCCGCAAGCTGCTCATTGCAGCGGTGCCCACCGCGCGCGCCGGCATCACCATCAATGACGACTGGAACGCCTTCGGCCAGCGCCAGACCGACAGCGGCAGCGCCCTCTTCGAAAAGGTGCGTGTGGAAGAAAACGAGCTGCTGCGCGATCCGGGGCCGCTGACCACGCCGTTCTCTGCGCTCAGGCCGTTGCTGGCCCAGCTTGTTTTCGTACACGTGTTTCTGGGGTTGGGCGAAGGTGCATTCGAGCAGGCCCGCCACTACACGCTGCATGAAGCGCGGCCATGGCATCGCTCCGGTGCCGAGCGCGCCAGCCAGGACCCATACACGCTGGCCCACTATGGTGAGTTCTTTGTCGGCCTGGAAAGCGTGCGGCTGCTGGCACAGCGGGCCGCCACCCTGTTCGATGACGCCTGGGCGCAAGGCCCCGCGCTGAGTGCACACGAACGTGGGCACGTGGCCGTGGCCGTGGCCACAGCCAAGGTGGCCGCCACGCGTGTGGGGCTGGAGGTAAGCAGCCGCATGTTTGAGACCACTGGTGCACGTGCCACGCACGGCGCGCTGCGGCTCGACCGCTTCTGGCGCAACCTGCGCACGCAAACGCTGCACAATCCGGTCGACTACAAGCTGCACGAACTTGGCGACTGGGCCCTGAACGGTGCGCTGCCGGAACCTTCCTTCTATTCCTGA
- a CDS encoding ABC transporter ATP-binding protein, whose translation MSDPAVLLQLDAVEATYQNAIVALHDVSLTVRRGEIHALLGANGAGKSTTLKAVSNLLPAERGQITAGTIRFDGRDVARTTPAQLVRLGLVQVLEGRRCFPNLSIEANLVTGALGRDASRAETAVDLERVYAIFPRLQERRRVAAGLTSGGEQQMAAIGRALMSRPRLLVLDEPSMGLAPLVVQDIFARLRQLNRDEGLSILVAEQNSTVALQYADRATVLEAGIAVLEGSADELRQREDIQHFYFGRDVAGHAPALALPASTQYSQFS comes from the coding sequence ATGAGCGATCCCGCCGTGCTGCTACAACTGGACGCCGTGGAGGCGACCTACCAGAACGCCATCGTCGCCCTGCACGACGTCAGCCTGACCGTGCGCCGCGGCGAAATACATGCGCTGCTGGGCGCGAACGGCGCAGGCAAGTCGACCACGCTCAAAGCGGTCTCCAATCTGCTGCCGGCTGAGCGTGGTCAGATCACGGCTGGCACCATCCGCTTCGACGGCCGCGATGTAGCCCGCACCACGCCGGCACAGCTTGTGCGCCTAGGGCTCGTGCAGGTGCTGGAGGGGCGGCGCTGCTTTCCCAATCTGTCGATCGAAGCCAATCTGGTGACGGGCGCGCTGGGCCGTGATGCTTCGCGCGCAGAAACGGCTGTGGATCTGGAACGGGTGTACGCCATCTTTCCGCGCCTGCAGGAACGGCGCCGGGTGGCAGCAGGCCTCACGTCCGGCGGCGAGCAGCAGATGGCGGCCATTGGTCGAGCACTGATGTCACGCCCACGCCTGCTGGTGCTCGACGAGCCGTCGATGGGCCTGGCGCCTCTGGTGGTGCAAGACATCTTCGCGCGGCTGCGGCAGCTCAACCGCGACGAAGGGCTGTCGATCCTGGTGGCGGAGCAGAACTCCACGGTGGCCCTGCAGTATGCGGACCGCGCCACCGTGTTGGAGGCCGGTATCGCAGTGCTGGAAGGTAGCGCCGACGAACTGCGCCAGCGCGAAGACATCCAGCATTTCTATTTCGGCCGTGACGTTGCCGGGCACGCACCGGCGCTGGCGTTGCCGGCCTCTACCCAGTATTCCCAATTTTCATGA
- a CDS encoding monooxygenase has protein sequence MTQAHAATLFGAEYEALAQKYRPIFQRIRDTALQREHNRQLGVDPIQWLKEVRFGAVRVPVEYGGDGATLPQLFQLLIELADADSNIVQALRGHFAFVEDRLNAPRDARTEVWLRRFAAGDLVGNAWTEVGDVAIGDVITRVSKRDSSWVVNGRKYYSTGSIFGDWVDLYARLEDGTDIIAAVHSHQPGVTHHDDWDGFGQRTTGSGTSVYENAVVQEENIFPFASRFKYQTAFYQLFHLATLAGIARAITREVAQHVRERKRIFSTGNAPAVAQDVQVQQVVGEVSALAYAAEATAIRATFAAQRAYDAHWAGDAEQERQANIEAELESAQGQVAISDFVLRAATQFFNALSASATASSKSLDRHWRNARTVASHNPLIYKARIVGDWHINGTEPPYVWQIGAGPGAAAQPVAKAA, from the coding sequence AGTACGAAGCCCTGGCGCAGAAATACCGCCCCATTTTCCAGCGGATCCGCGACACCGCCCTGCAGCGCGAACACAACCGGCAACTGGGCGTAGATCCCATCCAGTGGCTCAAGGAAGTGCGCTTCGGCGCGGTGCGCGTGCCGGTGGAATATGGCGGCGACGGCGCCACGCTGCCGCAGCTGTTCCAGTTGCTGATCGAACTGGCAGACGCCGACTCCAACATCGTGCAGGCGCTGCGCGGGCACTTCGCCTTTGTGGAAGACCGCCTGAACGCGCCGCGCGATGCCCGCACCGAAGTCTGGCTGCGGCGCTTCGCGGCAGGTGATCTGGTCGGCAACGCCTGGACGGAAGTGGGCGACGTGGCCATTGGCGATGTCATCACGCGCGTCTCGAAACGGGACAGCAGCTGGGTAGTCAACGGCCGCAAGTACTACAGCACCGGCAGCATCTTTGGTGACTGGGTCGACCTGTACGCGCGCTTGGAAGACGGCACCGACATCATCGCCGCCGTCCACTCGCACCAGCCCGGCGTCACGCACCACGACGACTGGGACGGCTTTGGCCAGCGCACCACGGGCAGCGGCACCTCGGTGTATGAGAACGCTGTCGTGCAGGAAGAAAACATCTTCCCGTTTGCCAGCCGCTTCAAATACCAGACCGCCTTCTACCAGCTCTTTCACCTGGCCACGCTGGCGGGCATCGCCCGTGCCATCACGCGGGAGGTGGCGCAGCACGTGCGCGAGCGCAAGCGCATCTTCAGCACCGGCAATGCGCCAGCGGTGGCGCAGGACGTGCAGGTGCAACAGGTGGTGGGCGAGGTATCGGCACTGGCCTACGCGGCGGAGGCCACGGCCATCCGCGCGACATTTGCAGCGCAGCGCGCCTACGATGCCCACTGGGCCGGCGATGCGGAGCAGGAGCGCCAGGCCAATATCGAAGCCGAACTCGAATCCGCCCAGGGTCAAGTGGCGATCTCGGACTTTGTACTGCGCGCGGCCACGCAGTTCTTCAACGCGCTCAGCGCATCGGCCACCGCATCGAGCAAGTCGCTGGACCGCCACTGGCGCAACGCGCGCACGGTCGCCTCGCACAACCCGCTGATCTACAAGGCGCGCATCGTGGGCGACTGGCATATCAACGGCACCGAGCCGCCGTATGTCTGGCAGATCGGCGCAGGCCCAGGCGCGGCAGCGCAACCCGTGGCGAAAGCTGCCTGA